A stretch of the uncultured Trichococcus sp. genome encodes the following:
- a CDS encoding holin translates to MEFNIFIAPITMIAVEMAKRAGLESKYLAFVAVVFGALFGALYGFIYKGDIFVNAFEGLLYGASASGMWDAATKTLKEEK, encoded by the coding sequence ATGGAATTTAATATTTTCATTGCACCAATCACGATGATTGCCGTGGAAATGGCAAAACGTGCAGGATTGGAAAGCAAGTATCTGGCATTTGTGGCCGTGGTTTTTGGGGCGCTATTCGGCGCTCTGTACGGCTTTATCTACAAGGGTGATATCTTTGTCAATGCGTTCGAGGGATTGTTGTATGGGGCATCCGCATCAGGCATGTGGGATGCGGCTACGAAGACACTTAAGGAGGAAAAATAA
- a CDS encoding HEPN domain-containing protein translates to MTTIDDLKYLSERRLEAVEILNDNKIYDIAMHDSGYIIEFALKAAVCKVEGFLEYPKDNKYHTHRFDNLVKLAGLEEKLSQKKAMDREFMKNWSITTKWAVELRYQTIGKDDESKSKSFVNAVKSDKGGVLPWIKTHW, encoded by the coding sequence ATGACGACAATTGATGATCTTAAATATTTATCAGAAAGAAGACTAGAAGCTGTAGAAATTCTTAATGACAACAAAATCTATGACATTGCAATGCATGACTCAGGATATATCATAGAATTCGCCCTAAAAGCAGCTGTTTGTAAAGTTGAAGGTTTCCTGGAATATCCTAAGGATAATAAATATCACACACATCGTTTCGATAACCTTGTAAAACTCGCGGGCTTAGAAGAAAAACTTTCTCAAAAAAAAGCTATGGATAGAGAATTTATGAAAAATTGGTCTATAACAACAAAATGGGCCGTTGAATTAAGGTATCAGACCATAGGTAAAGACGATGAAAGTAAATCGAAATCGTTTGTTAATGCTGTTAAGTCAGACAAAGGCGGTGTCCTTCCTTGGATAAAGACGCATTGGTAA
- a CDS encoding phage tail spike protein has translation MSYAVLYKANETDFNTLGLGVLRDAISPLVTEERNGQFELAMSYPVDGALFGEIQNDRIIKADAGQKLKAQRFKIIRITKPAGGIVKVYAEHVSYLSQDLALKPSVSFNGNATQALTSWKNNIVDEHPFTIFSDVQTTGSGIWTIDKVENARRALGGVTGSILDTYGGEYRFDNHHIGLYANRGSDSGALIAYGKNLTDIEQEEEIANTYTSIYPYTNIRDEEGNESLLTLPEYFVDSEHTSNYARRKIKTVNFQQDDITTIEQLRERAQQYIVDNDIGVPSVNLTVKFVDLSKTLDYKDLALIEEINLCDQVTVYYDKLGIRQKAKVIKTVWNVALDRYEELIIGKAKANLSQSIGTTVDGKLETVVTDLNSVRISADGKTKIFIGVAEPVATNINDLWYKPVEDGGVEMYRWDGVIWGLQKSSAGALAGTIDFANIQAINIDANAITTGILSGSNMWLNLVTGEMHFTNPATGDVLVLDQGEIFFQNGANTRHLKYTSEGLKIVPGAGNTGTNLNTSIRLHGGITYIDFFNDVTGNVPESTNRARMESNGEYIYLRTANGEKVHVIDWGGEYRELVAGAFTTAGSNNPTYHYADRWETPRDGNRGLVASPNGTGKFYVSNPEQTAYYPVWASSFDVSSSIEFKKAIEDYTGNATELINGTPVRLYHLNEDVEGVDIKRIGLIVQESPLEVINPDGGKTIDLYEMASLLWKGNQELSAELTATKQELADLKNLLTDKGVI, from the coding sequence TTGAGTTATGCAGTATTGTATAAAGCCAACGAAACGGACTTTAACACGCTCGGTTTGGGCGTGCTGCGGGATGCTATCTCACCGCTGGTAACCGAGGAGCGCAACGGCCAATTTGAGTTGGCCATGAGCTATCCGGTAGATGGGGCGCTGTTTGGCGAGATCCAAAACGACCGCATCATAAAAGCAGATGCTGGCCAAAAACTGAAGGCGCAACGCTTTAAAATCATCCGTATCACAAAGCCTGCGGGTGGCATCGTCAAGGTTTACGCGGAACACGTTTCCTACTTGTCGCAGGACTTGGCTTTAAAACCGTCGGTAAGCTTCAACGGCAACGCAACGCAAGCGCTGACCTCTTGGAAAAACAACATAGTCGATGAACATCCCTTCACGATTTTTTCAGACGTCCAGACAACCGGAAGTGGCATTTGGACGATCGACAAGGTTGAAAATGCAAGACGGGCGTTGGGCGGTGTCACAGGCTCCATATTGGACACCTATGGCGGCGAATACCGTTTCGACAACCATCACATTGGTCTGTACGCAAACCGCGGGAGCGACTCGGGAGCCTTGATTGCATACGGCAAAAACTTGACCGATATCGAGCAGGAAGAGGAAATTGCCAATACATACACATCCATTTACCCGTATACGAACATCCGGGATGAGGAAGGCAACGAAAGCTTGCTGACCTTGCCGGAGTATTTTGTAGACAGCGAACACACGAGCAATTACGCGCGCCGGAAAATTAAAACGGTGAACTTTCAGCAAGACGACATCACGACCATCGAGCAACTACGGGAACGCGCGCAGCAGTACATCGTTGACAACGATATCGGGGTGCCGAGTGTCAATCTGACCGTCAAATTTGTGGATTTGTCGAAAACGCTCGACTACAAAGATTTAGCGCTGATCGAAGAAATCAACTTGTGCGACCAAGTGACGGTTTACTACGATAAATTGGGCATCCGCCAAAAGGCTAAAGTCATCAAAACAGTGTGGAATGTTGCACTTGATCGGTATGAAGAACTGATTATCGGCAAGGCGAAAGCGAATCTATCGCAAAGCATCGGCACAACGGTAGATGGGAAACTGGAGACAGTCGTTACTGATCTGAACAGCGTGCGGATTTCCGCGGATGGAAAAACGAAAATCTTTATCGGTGTCGCTGAACCTGTTGCAACAAACATCAACGATTTGTGGTACAAGCCCGTCGAGGACGGCGGCGTTGAAATGTACCGTTGGGATGGCGTTATCTGGGGATTGCAAAAATCTAGCGCGGGCGCTTTAGCCGGGACGATAGACTTTGCAAACATCCAAGCCATCAACATCGATGCAAATGCGATTACAACCGGAATACTCAGCGGGTCAAACATGTGGCTGAACCTGGTAACCGGGGAAATGCACTTCACGAACCCGGCAACAGGCGATGTCTTGGTGTTGGACCAAGGAGAAATCTTCTTTCAAAATGGCGCTAATACACGACACTTGAAATACACTTCAGAGGGTTTGAAAATTGTTCCCGGGGCAGGGAATACCGGAACGAATCTCAACACATCTATCCGACTGCATGGCGGTATCACTTATATCGATTTTTTTAATGACGTAACCGGAAATGTGCCGGAGAGCACTAACCGAGCGCGTATGGAGTCAAATGGCGAATACATTTATTTGCGAACGGCAAATGGCGAGAAAGTACACGTTATCGACTGGGGCGGGGAGTACAGAGAATTGGTTGCAGGTGCCTTTACAACCGCGGGATCAAATAACCCGACCTACCATTATGCGGACCGATGGGAAACACCTCGTGACGGGAACCGCGGATTGGTTGCATCGCCGAATGGGACCGGGAAATTTTATGTCAGCAACCCTGAGCAGACGGCCTATTATCCAGTGTGGGCATCGTCATTTGATGTATCCTCATCGATTGAGTTTAAAAAAGCCATTGAGGACTACACAGGGAATGCTACGGAACTAATTAATGGCACGCCAGTAAGGTTGTATCACCTTAACGAGGATGTCGAAGGAGTGGATATCAAGCGCATTGGGTTGATCGTGCAAGAGTCCCCGCTGGAAGTAATCAATCCGGACGGCGGAAAAACGATTGATCTGTACGAGATGGCCTCCTTGCTCTGGAAAGGTAATCAAGAATTGTCTGCAGAACTAACCGCAACTAAACAAGAACTTGCAGACCTCAAAAATCTGTTAACTGATAAAGGAGTGATTTAA
- a CDS encoding phage tail domain-containing protein yields MRASFEYKGVNSLDMYMHIRNEIVFTSPEADVDFIEVLGRDGELAIDNERLKGVPFSIPITLKLPEDVTIEQAATAISDWLKNDIGWYPLRFSGSPDYEYLAIYTEQFKVAETLKNYGKTVLTFKLKPYKRRIGNESLNLTNGMTLYNAEKRTSKPIITVEGQGDITFKKNGADWLILTAVDGSITVDSETMSVFKGSLPQFNKMNGNLSPMFPALPPGDNTITWVGNATKVTINPRWEAVV; encoded by the coding sequence ATGAGGGCAAGTTTTGAGTATAAAGGCGTGAACTCGCTGGATATGTACATGCATATCCGGAACGAAATAGTCTTCACCTCTCCGGAGGCGGATGTCGACTTTATCGAGGTGCTCGGAAGGGATGGCGAACTGGCTATCGACAACGAGCGCTTGAAAGGCGTGCCGTTTTCGATTCCTATCACGCTGAAATTGCCGGAGGATGTCACAATTGAGCAAGCCGCTACAGCTATATCAGATTGGTTGAAAAACGATATTGGATGGTATCCACTGCGGTTCTCGGGCAGTCCTGATTACGAGTATCTGGCAATCTACACGGAGCAATTTAAAGTTGCGGAAACGCTGAAAAACTACGGCAAAACGGTGTTGACTTTTAAACTCAAACCATACAAGCGCAGAATCGGGAATGAGTCGCTTAATCTGACAAATGGAATGACATTGTACAACGCCGAAAAACGCACCTCCAAGCCGATTATCACCGTCGAGGGGCAAGGAGATATAACATTCAAGAAAAACGGTGCGGACTGGCTTATTTTGACGGCGGTAGACGGGTCTATCACGGTGGACTCCGAAACGATGAGCGTGTTCAAGGGAAGCTTGCCCCAGTTCAATAAAATGAACGGTAATCTATCTCCGATGTTCCCGGCATTGCCGCCCGGAGACAATACCATCACATGGGTCGGAAATGCCACAAAAGTAACGATTAACCCACGTTGGGAGGCGGTTGTTTGA